Part of the Citrus sinensis cultivar Valencia sweet orange chromosome 2, DVS_A1.0, whole genome shotgun sequence genome, tgggtaaattaaaatttagccTTTCTACATTGGTGCTTCCTTTTTTCAAATCATGAGTTTCTTGCTCAAACTATATCCATAGAACATGAACTGAACATACACTAGTGAACCAACAGCTTGTTGTatggaaaattataaatctctAATAATTGGCATTTTGCCGTCTGCACTTGCGGGTATAATATTGACGGATCTTTTGATTCTCTTTTTCTTGCcgttatttatttgtttgtttgtttttggttCCATATCTTAAAGGCTGAGGTATTATTGTAGCtgtcaattttatcattttatgcgCAGAGACAAATTACCAAACAGATTTCGTTTTTAAGAAAGCAAAAACGACGAGCGAGTATGAGTTGTAACCAAACACTACCAAGTAACCAAaatacaaaagtaaataaataaaaataaaacacgcAAAAAGAGAAACTTTGCATATCATATCATACACTGTGACGGTAGGAGAAgataaagaatgaaaaagaaaaggacgCCACCAGAAGCTGCCAAATCCTCAGAAAGCTTTTCCTGTCAAAACGCAAGCCCCTTGCCTTGCCCCTCGTCTTGTGCTTCTTTCATTTCTGATTCCCTCTCTTTATCACTCGAGTCTCAACCTAACGAATCTCTCTTCATGGACCCCTTCGCCCGTCTCTCTAACCCCCACCAGGGCCACCACCCctccttttaaaattattatataaaaattagtgAATGATGATTACTCGGCTTTATGAACTTGGAGCATCTCCGAACTCCGATCCAATCCACTCattttattgagaaaattaaCGAAACACTTTCTCGTTTAGACGATCAATGCTTAAACACTTGTTCCCCTTTCCATTTTCTGCATAGGCGCTTGGTTTCTAGATTACTACAAAAcccttttgaaaaaaaaaacaaaatataaaagctAGAAAATACTGCTACTTTGAATATCTCCTGTATCTGCtgtctgaaaaaaaaaatcattttggaagCAGATtcacaaaaagcaaaaaaccAAACGTCAACGTTAACGTTCAAAACCCAGTAGAAAAAAAACCCACTTCTTTTGCTTTCACTTGAAAATGCCACCTTTCACCTTTATTTTCACGTTAGTGATTCTGGTATCCGCTTTTCATCTCTCATTTGCCGGTTTACTTGCCGAACCGGCATCCGGTCACGACCAACCGTTGAAACCTGGAGAGTACGCGTCCACCAACACGGTCCCAGCGTTCCCGGCCCAGACCCAGGCAGCCACCTGCCGGCTCGACCTCTCCGCCGAGCTTTTCGGCGGGGTTAATGAAGCATGCGGCCGTGACCTTGACCGGAGCCGGTGCTGTCCCGTACTAGCGGCTTGGCTGTTCGCGGCTCACTCCCGGTACGCTCTCCAGGTCCCGGCGGCGGCTCCAGCCGCTGAGCCGGACCAACCCATGATGCCTGATGACTCGCAGAAGTGCGTCAACTCGCTGCAAAGCGCTTTGGTGAGCAAGAACGTGAAGATTCCGCAACCCAATGCGAGTTGCGATGCGATTCTGTGTTTTTGTGGGATTAGGCTTCATCAAATCAGCTCGCTTAGCTGCCCGGCTGCGTTTAATGTGACTGCCGGCTTTCGAAATGTGACGCCCACTGCTGCTGTTAAAAATCTGGAGAAGAATTGCAGAAATTCTTCGTACTCAGGCTGTACTAAATGCCTTGGTGCACTTCAAAAGGTAGGTTTTTCCTTCATGTGGGTTTGCATTTATTAGCTTATTTTTTGTGTGAtctaaaattcataaaataaaagtaattcaTTTCAAagtacttattttattttactggtATTTTTATGTTCTGTGGAAGCTGAGCAATAATGAAAATGTGGGTATTGAGTGTTTGTGTGATTTCTAAATCATTGGCTTTTAATGACAAAAGATGAAATAGGGGGTGGGCTCTTGCCTTGAGATTATTCTTTTGCAAATCAacctcatacaaaattatttgaaggATATTGTTATgactaatttcattttatttttcctatttttatgGCCAAATCCAGATGAA contains:
- the LOC102607797 gene encoding uncharacterized GPI-anchored protein At4g28100; protein product: MPPFTFIFTLVILVSAFHLSFAGLLAEPASGHDQPLKPGEYASTNTVPAFPAQTQAATCRLDLSAELFGGVNEACGRDLDRSRCCPVLAAWLFAAHSRYALQVPAAAPAAEPDQPMMPDDSQKCVNSLQSALVSKNVKIPQPNASCDAILCFCGIRLHQISSLSCPAAFNVTAGFRNVTPTAAVKNLEKNCRNSSYSGCTKCLGALQKLKGGSKNGTAEHEDNRASKMFSRDCQLMGLTWLLARNKTAYIPTVSAVLRAIMYSSHPPHESKCSPDQENMPLAVDSLQFEKTQSSSSSPSRPQNVRAVLVPFLSLIILFSLLV